In one Podarcis muralis chromosome 7, rPodMur119.hap1.1, whole genome shotgun sequence genomic region, the following are encoded:
- the LOC114603012 gene encoding C-C motif chemokine 3: MGSLKTAFLIALILTLSYQYTEALRPRIPSDCCEGYRMGGQIPRNRVQNYYRTPSDCRLDAVVFVTKIGRRVCANPRMSWVKKLMSQLREIKP, translated from the exons ATGGGCAGTCTGAAGACCGCATTCCTGATCGCCCTCATCCTGACTCTCTCTTATCAATACACAGAAG CACTGCGTCCTCGGATTCCATCAGACTGTTGTGAGGGATATAGGATGGGAGGTCAAATTCCCCGCAACAGAGTGCAGAATTACTACAGGACTCCCAGTGATTGCCGCTTGGATGCTGTTGT GTTTGTTACAAAGATCGGTAGGCGTGTCTGTGCTAATCCCAGGATGTCATGGGTGAAAAAATTAATGTCAcagctgagagaaattaaaccaTAA